GGTGCCGGGCATCAGATCAAGGTCAACAAGGCCAGCGCCACCGACACCGCCAGCCTGCTCTACCAGAGCGGCTATTCGGGGCGGGCGGAAATGGGGCTGGCCGGATCGGACGACTGGTCGGTCAAGGTCAGCGCCGAAGGCACGACCTGGACCACGGCGCTGCGTATTGACGCAGCGTCGGGTGCGGTTGGCATCGGGCCGGATGCGCAGACCGACTACACGCTGAGCGTTGCGGCGCAGACGGTCGAGCCGACGATCCTCGTACGCAATGCCGGCGGTATCGGTGGCGCCGCTTTCAGGATGATCGACGATCTGTCGGGAGGGGACTGGAAGTTCAAGACCACCAATGACGGGTCATTCAAGCTGCGCAACCAGACCGACGCCGTGGACCATCTGTCGCTGGATAAAACCACCCGCCGCACCGATTTTGCCGGCGCCGTGCGCCCGGCCAGCTATACGGTGACCACGCTGCCCTCGGCCGCTGCGGTCGGTGCCGGAGCGATTATCTATGTTTCCGACGCCAGCGGCGGCGCGGTCATGGCGTTTTGCGACGGCAGCACCTGGCGGCGGATGACCGATCGCGCCGTGGTGTCCTGAACCGGCAAGGGCCGCACCCAGGGGAACCTGGGTGCGGCCCTTGGCCAGGCTTGCGCGCATGTATTTTGCTCTCGCGCGGCTTGCGCAAATAGCTTGACTATCGCGCGGCTTGCGCGCGCACCCACCCCAGGAACGCCGCATCCGGATCCGACAGTCGCTTGCGCCCCCTGTCAGCCCACCAGGCGCGCCACGCCGCCTCAAGTGCATAGACATCCCGGCCCGGCACCAAGGTGCGGGCCTGATCCAGCACCGCAGATGACAGCGCCGGCGCCCCAACCTCTGGAGCCCGCGCCGCCTGCCGGGTAAAGCGCATCAGATCCCCGGGATCCTCGCTCATTGTATAATCTGGCAGCAGCGCATCCGTGATCATCCGGCGCAGGGCGGCGCGAAACACCCGCAGCGGCGACGCTGACCCGGATTTCTTGTGCAAGGTTGCCACGCTGACCCGCCATTCCGGCTGGCGGCCACAATGCTTGCGCGCCAACTCGTAGATCCGCCGCTCAAGCGGCTTGCGCAGGCGGAAATAATCCCGGCTCAGCGTCAGCACCGACTTGGCCAGAACCGCGCGGAACAACCAGTCCGACAGCGTCACCGTCACCGAGATCATCCGCCCGCCGCGCGAGCGCCGCACGATCTCCCAGCCCTCGATCAGGCCGAAACCGCGCGTGGTCTCAAAGCCACCGGTGGCAAGGTTGGTGGTGATACGCGTGCCGGCCAGCCGTTCAAATGCTTCCTTGAGGCGGGTGTAAGCATCGCCGCTGGTGTCGCGATTGGTGGCGACCAGCAGATCATGCGCCTTGAGGTGCAATGTGCGGCTCAGCGCGCGGCCCGCGTTCAGCGCCGCCATCAGCTGGCTGACGCAGTAGATCAGAATGTCCTTGTCGTGGATTGTGGCGCGCCCCTTGACCGATGGCGTAACCTCGACCTCGGCACCGTTATGTTCGTAATTCAGCACCCGACGATCAGGGCGCGTGCTGAGCGAAAAGATCGGATGCTCCATACTGCCCAGATCATCCTTGGGGCTCGCCCCGAAGATATCGCATACAAAGAAATCTGCCGTCGGGTGCCGGTCGGGCAACAACCCACCTCCGCCACCCGCGATCACATCTGATCCGGTCATCTGCCTGTCCTCGCGTCCTTGCGGCCTGCTCTGCCACACTGCCCCCGGATTTTCTGAGCGACCGTTTTGACAACGATTCTGCTATCGGGGTTTCAGTGACACCCAGCCTAGAGTTATCCACAGGCAGCGTCCAGCCATGCGTCGGGGGATCAGAGTCACTCCAGCGGGGGATCAGAGTCACCAGAACGGGGGATCAGAGTCACCCAAGCACAAAAATTGATCACAAGACCCCTGAAAAACAAGGCTTTGTCGCCCCTGATGGAATCCCGTAACACATCAAATAACAAAAAAATAACAGCGCTGATATGAGTCAATTCCCTAACGCCGCTCTTGCGCAGATGGAAACCAACGGAAATTGCTGAGAAAAGCAGGTGGTGTGCGGGTTTTTCTTTCATGTTCGGACTTTTGTGGTATCTTTCCGAAAACCGCTAACATAGCCCGAAACCCTCCCAAGGGGATAACATTGGGCAGACCCGAGAGCAGAGCATGAAGCCATCCACAAAACCCGAAAGCCGGGGCCCCCTGCCCCCCTATTTCAACATCGATCCCGATCTGGCCCTGTCCCATCTGGGTGCCCCCGCCACCACTGCCGCCTTTGGAGAGATGGCCCGTGCCTGCACTGCGGGCCGCGAGGATCTGGCCAGCCGGGGTCTTGAGGCTGATGGCCGCCGGTCGCTGCGGTTGTTTTCCACCTGGGAGATCACCCGCTATCTGATCCCGGTCGCCACCGGACATTTCCGCCGGGTGCTAAAGCAGAACCCCGATCTGCCGCAGGGCGAATCCGAAACCGCAGGTGGGGCCAAGTGGTTCACCCTCGACGAGGTGCTGCGCCTGCGAGCGCATTTCGGCACCGAGGGATCCAAGGCCAAGGAATACCTGCCCTACCGGCCCAAAGGTCAGCCCGCGAAGATGGTCGCCGTGGCCAACTTCAAGGGCGGCGTTGGCAAGACCAGCACGGCGGCGCATCTGGCAATGTCCGCAGCACTCGACGGCTACAAGGTACTGGTGATTGATCTCGACTCTCAGGGTTCGATGACCTCGATCTTTGGTGGCAAGGTCGCGGATGAATGGCAAACGGTATTCCCGCTGCTGGCGCGGCATTACGCGCTGCACCTGCGCAGCGAAAACCAGCGCCGCATGGATCGCGGGGATCCGCCGCAGCCGCTGGATGATACGTTGTCCGAGGCGCTTGAGATCAAGGCGCAGTCCCTTGTTCAAAAAACCCACTGGCCCAACATCGATCTGATCGGCGCGCAGCTAAATCTGTATTGGGCCGAATTCCAGATCCCGGTCTGGCGCATGGCCGGGCGGGGATGGAAGCTCTGGGATGCGCTGACCGACAGCCTCGCTGCTGATGGCATTCTGGACGACTATGATATCGTGTTCCTCGATACGCCCCCCGCGCTGGGATACCTGACGATCAACGGGCTGGCCGCCGCCGACATTCTGCTGGTGCCGCTGGGTGCGTCGTTCCTGGAATTTGACAGCACCGGTCGGTTCTTTGACATGCTGCATTCCACCTTTGGCTCCATCGAAGAGGCCGAAAATATGGCCGCACGCGCCCTGGGGCGCGACGGGCTGTCGTTCCAGTGGGATGCGGTGCGCGCGGTGGTGACGCGCTATGACGGCGCACAGCAGGCGGAACTGGCAGCACTCATGCAAGCCTATCTGGGGCAGACGCTGTCGCCGCACCGGCAGGATTTCACCGCCCTGATCGGTCAGGCCGGGGAACAGGTGCAGGGCATCTACGAGGCGGATTACCGCGATTTCAACCGCGAGACCTATGTGCGCGGCCGCGAGACCTTTGACGCCACCTATGCCGCGTTCAAGCAGTTGCTGATCGGGGCCTGGCGCCGCGACGCGCTGGCCGATCAAGCCGCCCCGTCGGCAGCAGAATGAGGAGAGAGCCATGGCCAAACGCAAACGCCTGACGCCGCCCAATCCGGTCTGGCGGGACGAACCTGCGGGTGCGCTGCCCGGCCCTTTTGCCGCGCCGCGCAATGCTCCCATTGCTGATGTGGCGCGCGATGCGGCGGGATCGGCCGCCTTTGATGAGCTGGCCGAAACGCTGGCCCGCGCTCGCGCCGAGGGGCGGATGCTGCTGCCACTGGCGCTGGATCTGGTGCAGCTCGATTATCTGGTGCGGGACCGGCTGGTGGTCAATGATGAGGACATGGCCGCCCTCAAGGACAGCCTGCGCGCCCGTGGCCAGCAGACCCCGATCGAGGTTGCCGATCTGGGAGAGGGACACCCCGGCGGGCGCTATGGCCTGATCTCGGGCTGGCGGCGCTGTCAGGCGTTGCGGCAGTTGCACGCCGAGACGGGTGAGGCGCGGTTTGCCACCGTGCTGGCACTGCTGCGGCGGCCGGAACAATCCTCGGACGCCTATCAGGCGATGGTCGAGGAAAACGAGATCCGCGTTGGGCTGAGCTATTACGAGCGCGCCCGGATCGTGGTGAAATCCGTCGATCAGGGTGTGTTCGGCTCGGAAAAGCAGGCTTTGCAACAGCTCTTTCAGTCGGCGTCGCGGCCCAAGCGGTCCAAGATTGGCAGCTTTCTGGGAATTGTGCGGGCGCTGGATGGCAGCCTGCGCTACCCCGAGGCGATTGCCGAACGCGCGGGCCTTGCGTTGTCCCATGCGCTTGAGGCGGATCCGGGGCTGGCTGCGCGGTTGCGTCGGGTGCTGGAAAGCGACCCGGCCCCGGATGTTGCCGCAGAACAGGCGGTGCTGAGCGCCGCACTGGCCCCCAGAGGCAAACCCGAGGCTGGTATCGTGGCCCCCGCTTCAGCGCCGGTGGTAGCGACACCTGCGGTCTCTGCGTCACCGGATCCTGCGCCAGACCCTGCCCCGCTGTCACATCCCGACGTTCAGGTTGGGGACGGGCCGGATGGCTCCCTGATGCTGCGCGGTTCCGGGGTCACTCCGGCACTGCGTGCAGCACTGGAACGCTGGCTGGCACGGGGCGACTGGTAGGCCCAGGGCCGCTATCACAGGGGCCATTTCGCCGGGGCGTGGCATTTGCTATGCCCTTTCCACGACCTGCTGCTCTGACCAAGGATCTGCCATGCCTGCTTTTGCTGCCCCCCTAGCCGCCTCGGACGCCGAAGGTGCTGCGCGCGATGTTCTGACGCTTGAGGCGCAGGCCCTGACTGCACTGGCCGAGGCGTTGCCGGGTGATTTCAGCGCCTGTGTCGATCTGATCCTGGGGGCGCCGGGCCGGGTCATCGTCTGCGGCATCGGCAAATCCGGCCATGTCGGGCGCAAGATCAGCGCCACGCTGGCCAGCACCGGCACGCCCAGCTATTTTGTCCATGCCGCCGAGGCGAGCCATGGCGATCTGGGCATGATCGCGACCGGCGATGTCTGCCTGATGCTGTCCAATTCCGGTGAGACGTCGGAATTGGGGGACGTGCTGGCCTATTGCACCCGCTTTGCCATTCCCATCGTTGCGATCAGCAGCCGCGATGGCAGTACGCTGATGCGCGCCGCCACGCTGCAATTGCTGCTGCCGCCAATGCCCGAGGCCTGCCCGATCGGTATGGCACCCACCACGTCCACCACGATGATGCTGGCGCTTGGTGATGCGCTGGCGGTGGCGCTGATGAAGGCGCGCGGGTTCGAGGCGGTGCATTTTCGCGACTTCCACCCCGGTGGCAAGCTGGGC
The DNA window shown above is from Puniceibacterium sp. IMCC21224 and carries:
- a CDS encoding DUF2793 domain-containing protein, whose translation is MPDSSARLSLPFLMPSQAQKHVTHNTALERLDVLVQPQVLDLAATIPPDPPGAGATYVLGLGATNAWAGKDGMLASWNDNAWLFLQPQEGWQVLLLPEARLYVLVADIWQPVAAATQNLDGIGIGTASDDINRLAVAAPATLLTHDGAGHQIKVNKASATDTASLLYQSGYSGRAEMGLAGSDDWSVKVSAEGTTWTTALRIDAASGAVGIGPDAQTDYTLSVAAQTVEPTILVRNAGGIGGAAFRMIDDLSGGDWKFKTTNDGSFKLRNQTDAVDHLSLDKTTRRTDFAGAVRPASYTVTTLPSAAAVGAGAIIYVSDASGGAVMAFCDGSTWRRMTDRAVVS
- a CDS encoding replication initiator protein A, which translates into the protein MTGSDVIAGGGGGLLPDRHPTADFFVCDIFGASPKDDLGSMEHPIFSLSTRPDRRVLNYEHNGAEVEVTPSVKGRATIHDKDILIYCVSQLMAALNAGRALSRTLHLKAHDLLVATNRDTSGDAYTRLKEAFERLAGTRITTNLATGGFETTRGFGLIEGWEIVRRSRGGRMISVTVTLSDWLFRAVLAKSVLTLSRDYFRLRKPLERRIYELARKHCGRQPEWRVSVATLHKKSGSASPLRVFRAALRRMITDALLPDYTMSEDPGDLMRFTRQAARAPEVGAPALSSAVLDQARTLVPGRDVYALEAAWRAWWADRGRKRLSDPDAAFLGWVRAQAAR
- a CDS encoding AAA family ATPase; the encoded protein is MKPSTKPESRGPLPPYFNIDPDLALSHLGAPATTAAFGEMARACTAGREDLASRGLEADGRRSLRLFSTWEITRYLIPVATGHFRRVLKQNPDLPQGESETAGGAKWFTLDEVLRLRAHFGTEGSKAKEYLPYRPKGQPAKMVAVANFKGGVGKTSTAAHLAMSAALDGYKVLVIDLDSQGSMTSIFGGKVADEWQTVFPLLARHYALHLRSENQRRMDRGDPPQPLDDTLSEALEIKAQSLVQKTHWPNIDLIGAQLNLYWAEFQIPVWRMAGRGWKLWDALTDSLAADGILDDYDIVFLDTPPALGYLTINGLAAADILLVPLGASFLEFDSTGRFFDMLHSTFGSIEEAENMAARALGRDGLSFQWDAVRAVVTRYDGAQQAELAALMQAYLGQTLSPHRQDFTALIGQAGEQVQGIYEADYRDFNRETYVRGRETFDATYAAFKQLLIGAWRRDALADQAAPSAAE
- a CDS encoding ParB N-terminal domain-containing protein, whose protein sequence is MAKRKRLTPPNPVWRDEPAGALPGPFAAPRNAPIADVARDAAGSAAFDELAETLARARAEGRMLLPLALDLVQLDYLVRDRLVVNDEDMAALKDSLRARGQQTPIEVADLGEGHPGGRYGLISGWRRCQALRQLHAETGEARFATVLALLRRPEQSSDAYQAMVEENEIRVGLSYYERARIVVKSVDQGVFGSEKQALQQLFQSASRPKRSKIGSFLGIVRALDGSLRYPEAIAERAGLALSHALEADPGLAARLRRVLESDPAPDVAAEQAVLSAALAPRGKPEAGIVAPASAPVVATPAVSASPDPAPDPAPLSHPDVQVGDGPDGSLMLRGSGVTPALRAALERWLARGDW
- a CDS encoding SIS domain-containing protein: MPAFAAPLAASDAEGAARDVLTLEAQALTALAEALPGDFSACVDLILGAPGRVIVCGIGKSGHVGRKISATLASTGTPSYFVHAAEASHGDLGMIATGDVCLMLSNSGETSELGDVLAYCTRFAIPIVAISSRDGSTLMRAATLQLLLPPMPEACPIGMAPTTSTTMMLALGDALAVALMKARGFEAVHFRDFHPGGKLGAQMTRVADLMHPGPSLPLVDADMPMSEALLVMSSKGFGIAAVVSEDGALLGIVTDGDLRRNMDHLMSRSAGEIATRNPVTVTPDTLAARALAVMNERKISVLLVVDGDSRPVGVLHIHDCLRAGVA